A region of Rhodohalobacter barkolensis DNA encodes the following proteins:
- a CDS encoding adenylosuccinate synthase: protein MAVRIIIGAQWGDEGKGKIVDLLSAESDYVVRYQGGANAGHTLKFDDKTIVLHLIPSGMFNGDSKCIIGNGVVIDPIALVEEIKEVEELVDIDLKERLYISSSAHVILPYHKVLDQVKEKSRGSDAIGTTGRGIGPAYVSKVSRIGIRMGDLLNQTELEDKIRKNLADINDALKHVYSEPELDADEMINQLKPAIETIKNYICNTTQILHEAIEAKEPILLEGAQGSLLDVDHGTYPYVTSSSPTAGGACTGSGIPPLAITHSLGITKAYCTRVGNGPFPTELDNESGEKLRKNGQEFGATTGRPRRCGWLDLVALKYAVRLNGMNELALTKLDVLDDFESIKVCTHYELDGSQIDHFPSDTAEVERLKPVYKSFPGWETSTRNISSFDDLPENAKTYIQFIEEFIGVDFTIISTGPKRTETIVR, encoded by the coding sequence ATGGCTGTAAGAATCATAATTGGTGCCCAATGGGGCGACGAAGGAAAAGGTAAAATAGTAGATCTGCTTAGTGCTGAATCTGATTACGTTGTACGTTATCAGGGAGGAGCGAATGCAGGACATACTCTAAAATTTGACGATAAAACAATCGTTCTTCACCTCATTCCTTCCGGAATGTTCAACGGCGATTCCAAGTGCATCATAGGAAATGGTGTAGTTATTGATCCCATTGCACTGGTTGAAGAGATCAAAGAAGTTGAGGAGTTAGTTGATATTGATCTCAAAGAACGGCTCTACATCAGCAGCTCTGCGCACGTCATTCTTCCCTATCACAAAGTTCTGGATCAGGTTAAAGAGAAAAGCCGGGGAAGTGACGCAATCGGTACTACCGGTCGAGGAATCGGTCCGGCATACGTTAGTAAAGTTTCCAGGATTGGCATTCGAATGGGTGACCTTCTCAATCAAACAGAGTTGGAAGATAAAATCCGGAAAAACCTCGCAGATATTAACGACGCCCTCAAGCATGTGTACAGCGAGCCTGAACTGGATGCTGATGAGATGATCAATCAGCTGAAACCGGCAATTGAGACGATTAAAAACTACATTTGCAATACTACTCAAATACTCCACGAAGCGATCGAGGCTAAAGAGCCTATCTTGCTTGAAGGAGCTCAGGGAAGTCTCCTCGACGTCGATCACGGTACTTATCCCTATGTTACGTCATCTTCCCCAACAGCCGGTGGAGCCTGTACCGGAAGTGGAATTCCTCCGTTGGCCATTACGCACTCTTTGGGCATTACAAAAGCGTACTGTACGAGAGTAGGAAACGGACCCTTCCCTACTGAACTGGATAACGAATCAGGTGAAAAGCTACGTAAAAACGGTCAGGAATTTGGCGCTACTACCGGACGGCCTAGACGATGCGGGTGGTTGGATTTAGTTGCTTTAAAATACGCTGTCCGTTTAAATGGCATGAACGAACTGGCACTTACCAAGTTGGATGTACTGGATGATTTTGAATCCATTAAGGTTTGTACTCATTACGAACTGGATGGCAGTCAGATCGATCATTTTCCGTCCGACACTGCAGAGGTTGAGCGCCTGAAACCGGTTTACAAATCATTTCCGGGATGGGAAACAAGCACCCGGAATATCTCCTCTTTTGATGATCTGCCTGAAAATGCCAAAACCTATATCCAATTCATTGAAGAGTTTATCGGAGTTGACTTCACTATCATATCAACCGGACCAAAACGAACCGAAACCATTGTTCGATAG